A window of bacterium contains these coding sequences:
- a CDS encoding non-heme iron oxygenase ferredoxin subunit: MAEVKVAQVGGVAPGTGTVVDAQGTAIALFNVGGTFYAIANACTHRGGPLGEGSLDGSIVTCPWHGSTFDVTSGQVVGGPARTPVATYPVRVRGDDVFVVLGDAAS; the protein is encoded by the coding sequence ATGGCGGAGGTCAAAGTAGCCCAGGTTGGCGGGGTGGCTCCGGGCACGGGTACGGTTGTTGACGCGCAGGGAACCGCGATTGCCCTCTTCAACGTCGGCGGGACCTTTTACGCGATCGCCAACGCGTGCACGCATAGGGGCGGACCCTTAGGAGAAGGCAGTCTCGACGGCAGCATCGTCACGTGTCCCTGGCACGGCAGCACGTTTGACGTCACGTCGGGTCAGGTCGTCGGGGGTCCCGCCCGCACGCCGGTGGCCACCTACCCGGTGCGGGTCCGGGGAGACGATGTGTTCGTCGTGCTCGGCGACGCCGCTTCATGA
- a CDS encoding ring-cleaving dioxygenase encodes MTAGGRLNGIHHVTAIAGDPQQNVDFYAGTLGLHLVKRTVNFDDPGTYHLYFGDEIGHPGTILTFFPWPGAPRGHRGAGQATVVSFSVPPDALAFWEERFRMRGIRFEAVESPFGESVLEFSDPDGLALELVADSRQSIGSPWAGASVPVAQAIRGFHSVALLEHEHTGTERTLTEVMGFQFARTVGHRRRYTADGGGSAAYVDVVTAPDASPGRVAVGTVHHVAWRAASDDAQESWRRRLLEAGVNVTPVRDRQYFRSIYYHEPGGVLFEIATDPPGFTVDEPPEALGAALRLPPWLEPRREALEARLPPLRLPDRRE; translated from the coding sequence ATGACGGCAGGCGGGCGCCTGAACGGTATTCACCACGTTACTGCGATCGCCGGCGACCCGCAGCAGAACGTCGACTTCTATGCGGGGACGCTGGGCCTGCATCTGGTCAAGCGGACGGTCAACTTTGACGACCCGGGCACCTATCATCTGTACTTCGGAGACGAGATCGGGCACCCGGGCACGATTCTCACGTTTTTCCCGTGGCCCGGCGCGCCCCGCGGCCACCGCGGCGCCGGCCAGGCGACGGTGGTGTCCTTTTCCGTCCCCCCCGACGCGCTCGCGTTTTGGGAAGAACGCTTCAGGATGCGCGGCATTCGGTTCGAGGCGGTGGAGTCGCCGTTCGGCGAGTCCGTCCTCGAATTTTCGGATCCGGACGGCCTCGCCCTCGAGCTCGTGGCGGATTCCCGGCAGTCCATCGGCTCACCGTGGGCGGGTGCTTCGGTCCCGGTCGCGCAGGCGATCCGCGGGTTCCACAGCGTCGCTCTGCTCGAGCACGAGCACACCGGCACGGAACGGACGCTGACCGAGGTCATGGGCTTTCAATTCGCGCGGACGGTCGGACACCGCCGGCGGTACACCGCGGACGGCGGCGGATCGGCCGCGTACGTGGACGTCGTCACCGCGCCGGACGCGTCGCCGGGACGGGTCGCGGTCGGGACGGTGCACCACGTCGCCTGGCGGGCCGCGTCGGACGACGCGCAGGAGTCGTGGCGGCGGCGGCTGCTCGAGGCCGGCGTCAACGTGACGCCGGTCCGCGACCGTCAGTATTTCCGGTCGATCTATTACCACGAGCCCGGCGGGGTGCTGTTCGAAATCGCGACCGATCCGCCCGGGTTCACGGTGGACGAGCCGCCCGAGGCTCTCGGCGCCGCGCTGCGGCTGCCGCCGTGGCTCGAGCCACGCCGCGAGGCGCTCGAAGCCCGGCTTCCGCCGCTTCGTCTGCCCGACCGCAGAGAATAG
- a CDS encoding alpha/beta hydrolase: protein MSIEFVHRFVPGRTPGGPVLLLLHGTGGDESDLLPLGAALAPGAALLSPRGKVLERGMPRFFRRLAEGVFDVPDLIERTRELAEFVRAASAEYGFDPAAVIGAGYSNGANIAAGLLLLHPDVLRGAILFRAMVPLVPESRPPLAGVPVFIAAGRQDPIVPYGQTRQLAVLLEDAGAEVTVHVEPAGHELTEGDVAAARAWLNDRISRGTVPRDRRAAP, encoded by the coding sequence ATGTCCATCGAGTTCGTGCACCGCTTTGTGCCGGGGCGGACGCCCGGCGGTCCGGTGCTCCTGCTTCTGCACGGAACCGGCGGCGACGAGAGCGATCTGCTCCCGCTCGGGGCGGCGCTGGCGCCCGGCGCCGCGCTCCTGAGTCCGCGGGGGAAGGTCCTCGAGCGCGGGATGCCGCGGTTCTTCCGGCGTCTCGCGGAGGGCGTCTTCGATGTGCCGGATCTGATCGAGCGCACCCGCGAGTTGGCGGAGTTCGTGCGCGCCGCGTCGGCCGAGTACGGATTCGATCCCGCGGCGGTGATCGGCGCCGGCTACTCCAACGGCGCCAACATCGCGGCGGGCCTGCTCCTGCTGCATCCGGACGTGCTGCGGGGCGCGATTCTCTTCCGGGCGATGGTGCCGCTCGTCCCTGAGTCGCGCCCGCCCCTTGCCGGGGTCCCCGTCTTCATCGCCGCCGGGCGGCAGGACCCGATCGTCCCCTACGGGCAGACGCGGCAGCTTGCCGTCCTCCTCGAGGACGCGGGGGCGGAGGTGACCGTGCACGTCGAGCCCGCCGGACATGAGTTGACCGAAGGCGACGTGGCCGCGGCCCGCGCCTGGCTGAACGACCGGATCAGCCGAGGTACAGTGCCTCGAGACCGACGAGCCGCTCCGTGA
- a CDS encoding ABC transporter permease, producing MVNAGERRWLALAAVVLYVFLLAPVVIVVIAALNSGTYLRFPPEGVSLRWFQAFAHSRTMVRSFKFSVELAAIVTAIATVIGTTASLWLVRFSGRFRTVMRLLMIAPIAVPGILTGIALLIYFYAIGWGKSGGLWELVVGHTLICIPYVVLIVSAVLVRFDRSLEEAARNLGAGPLAAFRRVTLPLIKGAVISGAIFAFVTSYDEFNISLLLHGIGTVPLPIELFDYLRFSFDPTLAVAGTISIAMAVLVVLITERLVGLEALYLG from the coding sequence ATGGTCAACGCGGGCGAACGGCGGTGGCTCGCGCTCGCGGCGGTCGTGCTGTACGTGTTCTTGCTCGCGCCGGTCGTGATCGTCGTGATCGCCGCCCTCAACTCCGGCACGTATCTGCGCTTTCCGCCGGAGGGCGTGTCGCTGCGGTGGTTCCAGGCGTTCGCGCACAGCCGCACGATGGTGCGCTCGTTCAAGTTCAGCGTCGAACTGGCCGCGATCGTCACGGCGATCGCGACGGTCATCGGGACCACGGCGAGCCTGTGGCTGGTGCGCTTTTCGGGACGGTTCCGGACGGTGATGCGTCTCCTGATGATCGCGCCGATCGCCGTCCCCGGCATCCTGACCGGCATCGCGCTCCTGATTTACTTCTACGCGATCGGCTGGGGCAAGTCGGGCGGGCTGTGGGAGCTCGTCGTCGGCCACACGCTCATCTGCATCCCGTACGTCGTGCTGATCGTGAGCGCCGTCCTGGTGCGCTTCGACCGCAGCCTCGAGGAAGCGGCGCGCAATCTCGGCGCGGGACCGCTGGCCGCCTTTCGCCGGGTCACGCTGCCGCTGATCAAGGGCGCGGTGATCTCGGGCGCGATCTTCGCGTTCGTGACGAGCTACGACGAGTTCAACATCTCGCTGCTGCTGCACGGCATCGGCACGGTGCCGCTGCCGATCGAGCTGTTCGACTACCTGCGGTTTTCGTTCGACCCGACCCTCGCGGTCGCCGGCACGATCAGCATCGCGATGGCGGTGTTGGTGGTGCTGATCACGGAGCGGCTCGTCGGTCTCGAGGCACTGTACCTCGGCTGA
- a CDS encoding ABC transporter permease, giving the protein MAALARGEIAAGRAPARDAARHLLVAPVAVLLFGFFVLPYCNLLVISLMTPSPTAAYLRIFTLSNYGRIVGDGFTWGVILHTLQIGVLTTVVALAVSYPLAYHLARAPRARKGFLMALVISPLLVGVLIRTYGWMILLQDTGLINQALGSLGLRALPLMYNDLGVMVGLVHVFIPFMVLAIAGPIRAIDPELELAARSLGAGFWRTFWRVTFPLSVPGVVAGTILVFVLTISSYVIPSLLGGFKVLTVPILVIRTITELFNWPGGSAFAILFFAITIAALWAYLRALGRAAHPA; this is encoded by the coding sequence GTGGCGGCGCTCGCGCGCGGGGAGATCGCCGCCGGGCGGGCGCCGGCGCGGGATGCGGCGCGCCACCTCCTGGTCGCGCCGGTCGCGGTGCTGCTGTTCGGCTTCTTCGTGCTGCCGTATTGCAATCTGCTCGTCATCAGCCTGATGACGCCCAGTCCGACCGCCGCCTACCTCCGCATCTTCACGCTGAGCAATTACGGGCGCATCGTCGGCGACGGGTTCACGTGGGGCGTGATCCTGCACACGCTGCAAATTGGGGTGCTGACGACCGTCGTCGCCCTCGCCGTCTCCTACCCGCTCGCCTACCATCTGGCCCGCGCGCCGCGGGCGCGGAAGGGCTTCCTCATGGCGCTTGTCATCTCGCCGCTGCTCGTGGGGGTGCTGATCCGGACCTACGGCTGGATGATTCTGCTGCAAGATACCGGCTTGATCAACCAGGCGCTGGGATCGCTCGGCCTGCGCGCGCTGCCGCTCATGTACAACGATCTCGGTGTCATGGTCGGGCTGGTGCACGTCTTCATCCCGTTCATGGTGCTCGCAATCGCGGGGCCGATCCGCGCGATCGACCCGGAGCTCGAGCTCGCGGCGCGCTCGCTCGGCGCCGGCTTCTGGCGCACCTTCTGGCGGGTGACGTTCCCGCTGAGCGTGCCGGGTGTCGTCGCGGGGACGATCCTCGTCTTCGTCCTGACGATCAGCTCCTATGTCATCCCGTCGCTGCTCGGCGGCTTCAAGGTGCTGACGGTGCCGATTCTCGTGATCCGGACGATCACCGAGCTGTTCAACTGGCCCGGCGGCAGCGCGTTCGCGATCCTGTTCTTCGCGATCACGATCGCGGCGCTCTGGGCCTACCTCCGCGCGCTCGGACGCGCGGCACATCCCGCCTAG
- a CDS encoding ABC transporter ATP-binding protein yields the protein MAEIRLRGLTKRFGEVLAVSEFTLEAASGELVALLGPSGCGKTTTLRMVAGFETPTAGRITLGERDVTEVAPERRNCGMVFQHYALFPHLTAAQNAAFGLEMRQVPRAEIARRVAAILERVGLGGLGGRFPRQLSGGQQQRTALARALVINPSVLLLDEPLANLDAKLREEMRFYIKSLQREFGITTLYVTHDQAEALVLADRVAVMMDGMLRQFDVPEEIYHRPRSAAVAAFIGLTNLLPGRVASRSGEALVVETPAGPLRGRGVTGLAPGARTVVSVRPEHIDLDGDAAGAPEPAGRLNRLRGVVAERTFLGAVTDFRVDVGGGLVMRVQGRGAAHRAGDRVAISFAEDAAWAVPADDGLQAADRPAGAR from the coding sequence TTGGCTGAGATCAGGCTCCGCGGCCTGACGAAGCGCTTCGGCGAGGTCCTCGCCGTTTCGGAATTCACGCTCGAGGCGGCGTCCGGCGAGCTCGTCGCGCTGCTCGGACCGTCGGGCTGCGGCAAGACGACCACGCTGCGGATGGTCGCGGGGTTCGAGACGCCGACGGCCGGCCGGATCACGCTCGGCGAGCGCGACGTGACGGAGGTCGCACCGGAGCGGCGGAACTGCGGCATGGTCTTCCAGCACTACGCGCTGTTTCCGCATCTCACGGCCGCCCAAAATGCCGCGTTCGGCCTCGAGATGCGCCAAGTGCCCCGGGCGGAGATCGCGCGGCGGGTCGCGGCCATCCTCGAGCGCGTCGGCCTCGGAGGGCTCGGCGGCCGGTTCCCCCGCCAGCTGTCCGGGGGCCAGCAGCAGCGGACGGCGCTCGCGCGCGCGCTCGTGATCAATCCGAGCGTGCTGCTGCTCGACGAACCGCTGGCCAACCTGGACGCGAAGCTCCGCGAAGAGATGCGGTTCTATATCAAGTCGCTGCAGCGGGAGTTCGGCATCACCACGCTCTACGTCACCCACGACCAGGCCGAGGCCCTCGTGCTCGCCGACCGCGTGGCGGTGATGATGGACGGGATGCTGCGGCAGTTCGACGTCCCGGAGGAGATCTACCACCGGCCCCGCTCCGCGGCGGTCGCCGCCTTCATCGGCCTCACGAACCTGCTCCCGGGACGCGTCGCGTCACGTTCGGGAGAGGCGCTCGTCGTCGAGACGCCAGCCGGTCCCCTGCGCGGCCGGGGCGTCACCGGCCTGGCGCCGGGCGCGCGGACGGTCGTGAGCGTCCGGCCCGAGCACATCGACCTCGACGGTGATGCGGCGGGTGCGCCCGAACCGGCCGGGAGGTTGAACCGCCTTCGCGGCGTCGTCGCCGAGCGCACCTTTCTCGGTGCGGTCACGGACTTTCGGGTCGACGTCGGCGGCGGCCTCGTGATGAGGGTGCAGGGCCGAGGCGCGGCCCACCGGGCTGGCGACCGCGTCGCGATTTCGTTCGCGGAGGACGCCGCCTGGGCCGTGCCCGCGGACGACGGTCTCCAGGCGGCTGATCGGCCGGCGGGAGCGCGGTAG
- a CDS encoding extracellular solute-binding protein — MSVGKLLRSPAVRAAVSGWLDGTVTRRELFRGLGALGIGAAASSAVIGAFGESAMVAAAQSFKGQTLVVTSYGGTWQQFMEDEHIPAFEALTGAKVELAIGLAKDWFAKMRAAGKNNPPYDVFVTNETYLAQLRLEGFFAPLPADKVPNLQFVPKELRQPKDVGVLGLVGPLGIAYRTDQVKNPPSSWLDLGKYGNKTCFFQIGNSGEPQHVMKLAQTLTRDYKNWKPAIDWIAKNMCAARQVDFSGTELNMMTQGEVNVGLIDSPDWALMKAKGLPVAWVLPKEGYCGMFEQDMNVTVGSKVTDLGQAFINYWLSPPIQQKWAEKFYWTPANPHVKISAGVAPLIPVTQDQLGKIPRWDYVWLNTSGARDQMTDAWNRQVHSC; from the coding sequence ATGAGCGTCGGTAAGTTGCTGCGCAGCCCCGCCGTCCGCGCGGCGGTATCGGGTTGGCTGGACGGGACGGTCACGAGACGTGAGTTGTTCCGCGGACTGGGCGCGCTCGGCATCGGCGCGGCCGCCTCCTCGGCGGTCATCGGCGCGTTCGGCGAATCGGCGATGGTCGCCGCGGCGCAGTCCTTCAAGGGACAGACGCTCGTCGTCACCAGCTACGGCGGGACCTGGCAGCAGTTCATGGAAGACGAGCACATTCCCGCGTTCGAGGCGCTGACGGGCGCCAAAGTCGAACTGGCGATCGGCCTGGCGAAGGACTGGTTTGCCAAGATGCGCGCCGCCGGCAAGAACAATCCGCCGTACGACGTCTTTGTCACCAACGAAACGTACCTCGCGCAGCTGCGTCTCGAGGGTTTTTTTGCGCCGCTGCCGGCCGACAAGGTCCCGAACCTCCAGTTCGTGCCGAAGGAATTGCGCCAGCCCAAGGACGTCGGCGTGCTCGGGCTCGTCGGGCCGCTCGGCATCGCCTACCGCACCGACCAGGTGAAGAACCCGCCGTCGTCGTGGCTGGACCTCGGCAAGTACGGCAACAAGACCTGCTTCTTCCAGATCGGCAACTCCGGCGAGCCGCAGCACGTGATGAAGCTGGCGCAGACCCTGACCAGGGACTACAAGAACTGGAAGCCCGCGATCGACTGGATCGCGAAGAACATGTGCGCCGCCCGGCAGGTCGACTTCAGCGGCACCGAATTGAACATGATGACCCAGGGCGAGGTCAACGTCGGCCTCATCGACTCCCCGGACTGGGCGCTCATGAAGGCGAAGGGCCTGCCGGTCGCGTGGGTGCTGCCGAAGGAAGGCTACTGCGGCATGTTCGAGCAGGACATGAACGTGACCGTCGGCAGCAAGGTCACGGATCTCGGCCAGGCCTTCATCAATTACTGGCTGAGCCCGCCGATCCAGCAGAAGTGGGCCGAGAAATTCTACTGGACGCCGGCCAACCCCCACGTCAAGATCTCGGCGGGCGTCGCGCCGCTCATCCCGGTGACGCAGGACCAGTTGGGCAAGATCCCGCGCTGGGACTACGTCTGGCTCAACACCTCCGGCGCCCGCGACCAGATGACCGACGCCTGGAACCGCCAGGTGCACAGCTGCTGA
- a CDS encoding NADH:flavin oxidoreductase/NADH oxidase translates to MTAPPPHLFRPLPIRGVTLRNRLVVSPMCQYSCEARDGLATDWHLVHLVSRAVGGAGLVFTEAAAVSPDGRISPQDLGFWSNAHAGALERAVALIKANGAAAGIQLAHAGRKASTRRPWEGIAGIPDADGGWTPIAPSPIAFNETYREPREMSAVDIAAVVRAFAGAAARALRSGFDVIEIHAAHGYLLHEFLSPLSNRRTDRYGGAFENRIRLLLETVDGVRAEWPRDKPLSVRLSCTDWVPGGWDIDDTVQVSAELARRGVDVVDTSSGGLSTAQEIPLGPGYHVPFAERIRREAGIMTMAVGLITTAEQAEAILAEGRADLIAMAREFLRDPYFPMRAAKALGHPDAAPWPVQYVRAK, encoded by the coding sequence ATGACCGCACCGCCACCGCATCTCTTCCGGCCGCTGCCGATCCGCGGCGTGACGCTCCGCAATCGCCTCGTCGTCTCGCCGATGTGCCAGTACTCGTGCGAGGCGCGGGACGGCCTGGCTACCGACTGGCATCTCGTGCACCTCGTCAGCCGCGCGGTGGGCGGCGCCGGCCTCGTCTTCACCGAGGCAGCCGCCGTCAGCCCGGACGGCCGCATCTCTCCACAAGATCTCGGCTTCTGGTCGAACGCGCACGCCGGCGCGCTCGAGCGCGCTGTGGCCCTGATCAAGGCCAACGGCGCCGCGGCGGGCATCCAACTGGCGCACGCCGGACGGAAGGCGAGCACGCGCCGGCCGTGGGAGGGTATTGCGGGCATCCCGGATGCCGACGGCGGATGGACGCCGATCGCGCCGAGCCCGATCGCGTTCAACGAGACGTACCGGGAGCCGCGGGAGATGAGCGCCGTGGACATCGCGGCCGTCGTTCGCGCGTTCGCCGGCGCGGCGGCGCGGGCGCTCCGGAGCGGGTTCGACGTGATCGAGATCCACGCGGCCCACGGGTATCTGCTCCACGAATTCCTCTCGCCGCTGTCGAACCGGCGGACGGACCGCTACGGCGGCGCATTTGAAAACCGCATTCGTCTACTGCTCGAGACGGTGGACGGCGTACGCGCGGAGTGGCCGCGGGACAAGCCCCTCTCCGTCCGCCTGTCGTGCACCGACTGGGTGCCCGGCGGATGGGACATCGACGATACGGTCCAGGTGTCGGCGGAGCTCGCCCGCCGCGGAGTCGACGTCGTCGACACGTCGAGCGGCGGCCTGTCGACGGCGCAGGAGATCCCGCTCGGCCCCGGCTATCACGTGCCGTTCGCCGAGCGCATCCGCCGCGAGGCCGGCATCATGACGATGGCCGTGGGACTGATCACGACGGCCGAGCAAGCCGAGGCGATTCTCGCCGAAGGACGCGCCGACTTAATCGCGATGGCGCGGGAGTTCCTGCGCGATCCGTACTTCCCGATGCGCGCGGCAAAGGCGCTCGGCCACCCCGACGCGGCGCCCTGGCCGGTGCAGTACGTACGCGCGAAATAG
- a CDS encoding VOC family protein translates to MVAPLFKRIDHIGVIVADLGEQKKWLGEVFGLPVTREINIAETKLRAAFYGVSGVDVEVIQLDDPEARRKQLGEGGHRARIEHIAVEVSSIAEALKTLAPLGVKTMEPEPRKVGDRLIIRTVAETTGGVSYQFIQRA, encoded by the coding sequence ATGGTGGCTCCGCTCTTTAAGCGCATCGACCACATCGGCGTGATCGTCGCCGACCTTGGCGAACAGAAGAAGTGGCTCGGCGAGGTCTTCGGGTTGCCCGTGACGCGGGAGATCAACATCGCCGAGACCAAGCTCAGGGCCGCGTTCTACGGCGTGTCCGGCGTGGACGTCGAGGTGATCCAGCTCGACGATCCGGAGGCGCGCCGGAAGCAGCTCGGTGAGGGCGGCCACCGGGCGCGGATCGAGCACATCGCGGTCGAGGTGAGCAGCATCGCGGAGGCGCTGAAGACGCTCGCCCCGCTCGGCGTGAAGACGATGGAGCCGGAGCCCCGCAAAGTCGGCGACCGTCTCATCATCCGGACGGTCGCGGAGACGACCGGCGGCGTCTCCTACCAGTTCATTCAGCGCGCGTAG
- a CDS encoding M20 family metallopeptidase has protein sequence MDDLNALKERVCKEIDAARGEFVALSRRIHENPELGMQERQAAEWVGALLRETGFSVERPIAGMETAFRAEARGSGAHPHVALLAEYDALAGLGHACGHNLICMASVGAAVALRRAVPKLPGTLTVLGTPAEETVGGKVVMVEQGAFEGVDAAMMFHPSRNNWWTRGALAAQSVLVKFYGRPAHAAAMPEKGINALNALLLTYHAIDSLRQHVPSDVRIHGIITKGGDAPNVVPAYAEGDFLVRAATRATQADVMAKVKRCAEGAAAQTGARVEFEMGLLYAERYNNQALADLFAGNMGRLGIEGERPPSEGGVGSSDIGNVSMVCPTIHPYLKIADDVSGHTVEFREAAGSPRGYDTMLAAAKGLAMTALDVLYQPDQVKAMWDEFKATVPGA, from the coding sequence ATGGACGACCTGAACGCGCTCAAAGAGCGCGTCTGTAAGGAGATCGACGCCGCGCGCGGCGAGTTCGTCGCGCTCAGCCGGCGGATTCACGAGAACCCGGAGCTCGGCATGCAGGAGCGCCAGGCCGCGGAGTGGGTCGGTGCCCTGCTGCGCGAGACGGGCTTCTCGGTCGAGCGCCCGATCGCCGGCATGGAGACGGCGTTCCGGGCCGAGGCGCGCGGAAGCGGGGCGCACCCGCACGTGGCGCTGCTCGCGGAGTACGACGCGCTGGCCGGCCTCGGACACGCGTGCGGCCACAACCTGATCTGCATGGCGAGCGTCGGCGCCGCGGTGGCGCTGCGCCGCGCGGTGCCCAAGCTGCCCGGCACGCTGACCGTGCTCGGCACGCCGGCCGAGGAGACGGTGGGCGGCAAGGTCGTCATGGTCGAGCAGGGGGCGTTCGAAGGGGTCGACGCGGCGATGATGTTCCACCCGTCGCGCAACAACTGGTGGACGCGGGGCGCGCTCGCCGCGCAGTCGGTGCTCGTGAAGTTTTACGGCAGGCCGGCGCACGCGGCCGCGATGCCCGAGAAGGGCATCAACGCGCTCAACGCGCTGCTCCTCACCTACCACGCGATCGACTCGCTGCGGCAGCACGTGCCGAGCGACGTGCGGATCCACGGCATCATCACGAAGGGCGGCGACGCCCCGAACGTGGTGCCCGCCTACGCAGAGGGCGACTTTCTCGTCCGCGCGGCGACCCGCGCGACGCAGGCGGACGTGATGGCCAAGGTCAAGCGGTGCGCCGAGGGGGCCGCGGCCCAGACCGGCGCGCGCGTCGAGTTCGAGATGGGCCTCCTGTACGCGGAGCGCTACAACAACCAGGCCCTCGCGGATCTCTTCGCCGGCAACATGGGCCGTCTCGGGATCGAAGGCGAGCGGCCGCCGAGCGAGGGCGGCGTGGGATCGTCGGACATCGGGAACGTCAGCATGGTCTGTCCCACCATCCACCCGTATCTTAAGATCGCCGACGATGTCTCCGGGCACACCGTGGAATTCCGCGAGGCCGCGGGCTCCCCGCGGGGCTACGATACCATGCTGGCCGCCGCGAAGGGACTCGCCATGACGGCGCTCGACGTGCTGTACCAGCCGGATCAGGTCAAAGCGATGTGGGACGAGTTCAAGGCGACGGTGCCGGGCGCGTAA
- a CDS encoding polysaccharide deacetylase, which yields MRYRWPDGHDCAVALTFDVDAESALIFREPERAARSLAANEERRFGVRTGVERILRLLERYGLRGTFYVPGWTIAHHTAAIRPIRDAGHELAAHGNVHESLDTLSGDEEARVLEAQLDIWKSCLDLRPTGYRSPSWELNAGTPALLKSRGFVYDSSLMGDDIPYHLTTPSGPLVEVPVQWLLDDAPMYRHVYGASNQISDPDRVIRMWAQEFDGMRRENGCFILTMHPWISGRAGRLLGLEQLIQHMRNVPGVWFATVAEIAAWAAKQESRAVDPAKGTTRP from the coding sequence ATGCGATACCGATGGCCGGACGGGCACGACTGCGCGGTCGCGCTAACGTTCGACGTCGACGCCGAGTCCGCGCTGATCTTCCGGGAGCCGGAGCGGGCGGCGCGCTCGCTCGCCGCCAACGAGGAGCGCCGGTTCGGGGTGCGCACCGGCGTCGAACGGATCCTGCGGCTGCTCGAGCGGTACGGACTCCGCGGCACGTTCTATGTGCCGGGCTGGACGATCGCGCACCATACGGCGGCCATCCGGCCGATCCGCGACGCCGGCCACGAACTGGCCGCCCACGGCAACGTGCACGAATCGCTCGATACCCTGAGCGGCGACGAAGAGGCGCGGGTCCTCGAAGCGCAGCTCGATATCTGGAAATCCTGTCTCGACCTGCGACCGACCGGGTACCGGTCGCCGTCGTGGGAGCTCAACGCCGGCACGCCGGCGCTCCTCAAGTCCCGCGGCTTCGTCTACGACAGCTCGCTGATGGGGGACGACATTCCGTACCATCTGACGACGCCGTCGGGACCGCTCGTCGAGGTGCCGGTGCAGTGGCTGCTCGACGACGCGCCGATGTACCGCCACGTCTACGGGGCGAGCAACCAGATCTCGGATCCCGACCGCGTCATCCGCATGTGGGCGCAGGAGTTCGACGGGATGCGGCGAGAGAACGGGTGCTTCATCCTGACGATGCATCCGTGGATCTCGGGCCGCGCCGGACGGTTGCTCGGGCTCGAGCAGCTGATCCAGCACATGCGGAACGTGCCGGGCGTCTGGTTCGCGACGGTCGCCGAGATCGCTGCGTGGGCAGCCAAACAGGAGTCGCGAGCGGTCGATCCGGCGAAGGGCACAACGCGCCCCTAG
- a CDS encoding RidA family protein, whose product MARTKRSSPRRSAARRGGQAERNLAKMGLTLPPAPTAVANYVGAVVAGKLVFVSGHGPVQNGELIYRGKLGREFTTAQGQEAARLVMLNCLATLKAAIGSLDRVRRVVKLLGMVNGTPEFTEQPQVINGASDLLVAVFGDRGRHARSAVGMGSLPFNIAVEIEMIVEIR is encoded by the coding sequence ATGGCACGGACCAAGAGGAGCAGCCCGAGACGGAGCGCGGCGAGGCGCGGGGGACAGGCCGAGCGCAACCTCGCCAAAATGGGCCTCACGCTGCCGCCCGCGCCGACGGCGGTGGCCAATTACGTCGGAGCGGTCGTCGCCGGGAAGCTTGTCTTCGTCTCCGGCCACGGTCCGGTCCAAAACGGGGAGCTGATTTACCGGGGCAAATTGGGCCGCGAGTTCACCACGGCCCAGGGTCAAGAGGCCGCGCGCCTCGTCATGCTGAACTGCCTCGCCACGCTGAAGGCGGCGATCGGCAGCCTCGACCGCGTGCGCCGCGTGGTCAAGCTCCTCGGCATGGTCAACGGTACCCCCGAGTTCACGGAACAGCCGCAAGTCATCAACGGCGCGTCCGACCTGCTCGTGGCGGTCTTCGGCGACCGCGGCCGGCATGCGCGCTCCGCGGTGGGCATGGGGTCGCTGCCGTTCAACATCGCGGTCGAGATCGAGATGATCGTGGAGATCCGCTGA
- a CDS encoding alpha/beta hydrolase, producing MEHRVLFLPGARGDRRFWRPVAGLLPPRYERVFVEWPGHGSVPADPRVSLFDHLVALVTDQMDRPVDLIAQSMGGAVAIRAALDRPAMVRHIVLSAASGGVDLSRFSTEDWRTPYRREYPHAAGSAVLLDHRDDLSERIRTITAPTLLLWGDSDPISPVAVGEYLASLLPRSKLIVVPGGSHGFAEEQPEVVAPYIASHLALEV from the coding sequence ATGGAGCACCGGGTCCTCTTCCTCCCGGGCGCGCGCGGCGATCGGCGTTTTTGGCGCCCGGTCGCCGGCCTGCTGCCGCCGCGGTACGAGCGGGTGTTCGTGGAGTGGCCCGGGCACGGATCCGTCCCGGCGGATCCGCGCGTCTCCCTGTTCGATCACCTCGTGGCGCTCGTCACGGACCAGATGGACCGGCCGGTCGACCTGATCGCGCAATCGATGGGCGGAGCGGTGGCGATCCGCGCGGCCCTGGACCGGCCGGCGATGGTCCGCCACATCGTCCTCTCGGCCGCTTCGGGCGGCGTCGACCTGTCGCGGTTCAGCACCGAAGACTGGCGCACGCCGTACAGGCGGGAGTATCCTCACGCCGCCGGGTCGGCGGTGCTCCTGGACCACCGGGACGATCTCAGCGAGCGCATCCGGACGATCACCGCGCCGACACTCCTCTTGTGGGGGGACAGCGATCCGATCAGTCCGGTTGCCGTCGGGGAGTATCTCGCGAGCCTGCTGCCGCGATCGAAACTGATCGTCGTCCCCGGAGGCTCACACGGCTTCGCGGAAGAACAACCCGAGGTGGTCGCCCCCTACATCGCGAGCCACCTTGCGCTCGAAGTGTAG